NNNNNNNNNNNNNNNNNTTGTACCTTGGGATACTGCACAAGGgtgttaaaaatacttcattactcccttataaaataaaatttttttatttttaaagttttcatagtATCTTTAAATGGTGAGCAATATTACGTTGCTTACATTTCTACCATAGTCTTTACCCAagtaaatataaagatatttgttttcaaactgtCCCAAGGTGCAACGTCTTCCCCTACTATATAATTCGTTGCTTATTGTGTCTTTTCGATAATAATCTTACTTGCATGTCCATTATTTTCAATCTTCATATTGTAGAGAGGAATCTGGTAGCCATTAAGCTCCCATTTCAGATGATCTTTTCGATTTGAAACATGCTCTGTAACTATACTGATTGGTGATTGGCTCTTGCCTTTGCAATTAGGGTACAGTTCACTCCAATGGGAAGGtcctaatgaaataaatacataaccACATAATTATACTAATCATAGATTGTTAATTCTTTCTAatataataagaagaaaaaataattaattactactaaaataattttcctcaaATCGACCATAAtgaacaagaaaatttaaagcaatgaaatttcttttgctaGATCACGGATCTagctatgttaaaaaattatcaatgattTCAACACCTCCAATTTCCCGTTTGAAGTATAAAAGTgagaatttcagtaaaatttgaCGACTTAATACTTTAAGATGTTGTAAACTTAGGAAAATCGAACGTATGCAAGgcattaattttaaacccataagttgattttctaatcatgttaataattatttgcattgtaaattttatgagttatatttttcgtatgaaattgcttgaaaacatttgaattttaatcctAAACGCAAGTTTGAACGAAACGACATTCTTAAGTTACGAACATATATGCGGATATGACGAAATTTGAAATTgctatattttgaactaaattataatactgATACATATCTTCCTTTAAAAAGCTATGAAACAATTTtcgttataaatttttcttaaaggttttttaaaaaaatgctaccATTGATGTAATGTGGATTAACTCAGTTATCTTATTAGTAAGCTCAgtaatctttaaaaagaaaaatgcggTGCAAAATCAtcaaatcggaatttttttcagaagttacaacacaagatataaataaattaaagtttttagaaCAAGGTTTATACTTATGTAAGGATAGCTAACCAAAGACAATTAAAACAACTTCAAAATGTGTTGTGAGTAGAGAAGAGAAGAGAAGAGACGAGCTGAGCCTAAGTTCAAAAACATGGGCCTGGGCCAAACGTGGACTCGTGTtcgttaacttaaaaaaaaaagaaaaattgtaggCTCGGGTGGGCTTagattcatgataaaattttcagaatttgtttttactactttcctcaaattttttttctacttaaattaGACGTTTTTACGTATTTCAGTAGAAtgccggattcgaatcccagccatggTTGGTCAATTTGAATTCCATGTTATTTATGCAATCGTCAAAAAATGGGGACCATTTAATCCCCCCTGAAATGTATAAGTTATGAGATGATACGGAAACTATTGGtttcttttataattgtattttaatgttcCTATGGTGATAACGTAATAAAGTTTCTTACCATTTGAAAAGTTAGGATTATAAGACCATGACTTATCTTTGTCAGCTGGACAATCTTGAGCACTTGTTCTTGAAAtatctaaaatcaaaatatcaattattagggtatcaaataaatataatgtgttCGCAAAGTTAAAATGAACACTACATACAGTAAAATCTATTCTTATATCGCAACCATCACAAAGATTTCTTCACATTTCCTTCAATAATCAGAAATTGAAGGAAAGAAAATGGTAACTacgcaatttattattttatgctttatattattttatgttatagtttcttaaaccagaattttattattttgaaaaatgtcacAGCTTctaaccaaaatttaaattttttttgttggatttTCAGctaggttttaattttatacttccAATGATAGCAAAGTTTAAGctttatattgttaatattagGATTTttgaatcgaattttaaatggttttaatcaccgttgcaaaaaattaattaatcaccTACACAAATGCATGGTAGTCAATAGCCCGTGAGTGTAGTTCTCTTGCAACGAAAATTGAGTTCTGctgtggactgatcattaagacacggtttccagtagAACAATGAAGTCAAgaatcactggctgcggtcaatgtgcgggtgggtgaccactttaaCAACCTTGAAGCACACCAGttttggtcctcgttaaactgttctatcgttaagtgctcgacttcgttcGCAGATCTTTGGGATACCGAAGTAGGGAACAATCCCCTTTACAGAGGATCAAAAAAtagcgatggcatgtcttctgatcatcctcagtgatgtttcccaaaccgtcgccaatagtcaATTGTGTAGCTTAGTGCGACGCCAAACAATAACAGTAAGAGCAAAGATAATTGtatgaaatataaca
The Parasteatoda tepidariorum isolate YZ-2023 chromosome 9, CAS_Ptep_4.0, whole genome shotgun sequence genome window above contains:
- the LOC122272048 gene encoding carbonic anhydrase 3-like, whose product is MQLMILITVFWCIISSLHISRTSAQDCPADKDKSWSYNPNFSNGPSHWSELYPNCKGKSQSPISIVTEHVSNRKDHLKWELNGYQIPLYNMKIENNGHASKIIIEKTQ